The nucleotide window GAGAAATCGAGTTCGAGGCCGTCGCGGATGTGCTGGTGGACGAGACTGATGTCGCTGTTTCTGAGTCTGTGACGTGTCTCGTAGTCCACGTCGAGCAGGTTCCCGTCGTGGTGTGCGTATCGCACCGCACCGTCGCTGTGTCCGTCCTCGTCGGGGGCCAGTGCCAGCAGCTCCGCGAGGCTGGACTTTCCGGACCCCGACTCGCCCACGATGCCGAGGACCTCGCCCTCCTCGACGCCGAGGTCGACGTCCGCACAGGCGACGACGCTCCCACACTCGGGACACTGGTTCGTCCCCGCCGCGTCGCCGGTCCGCTCCCGGCAGGCGGGACATCCCTCGCCGTACACTTTCGTCAAGCCCTCCGCAGAGAGGAGGGTCACTGGCCGTCACCTCCGGTCTTGTCCGTTGTGTCGCCGTTTGGTGTCCCCGGTCCCCAGTCCACGCCGTCCGCGTCGCAGTGGTGGTCCTTCGGGAGGTCGGGGTCCTCCTGTCGCTTGAGACAGAACGACGTGTCGTTGCAGGCGTAGACCCGCGTCCCGTCGTCCGTCTCGACTTCCGTGAGGTAGGTGTCCGTCGAGCCACAGGCGCGACATGCCTGCTCGGGGAACCGCTCGACCTGAAACTCCTTGTCCTCGAAGGCGAGCGGTTCGACCGAGGTGTGCGGCGGCACGGCGTAGATGCGTGCCTCGCGTCCCGCCGCGAACACGAACAGGTTGTCCGCGTCGTCGAGTTTCGGTACGTCCCACCGCGGGATGGGTGACGGGTCCATCAGGTAGCGGTCCCCGACCATCGTCGGGTACCGGGACGCGATGTTGATTTCGCCCCACTCCACGACGTTCTCGTAGAGGTGGACCCACATCTTTCCGTAGTTTCGGTGGGCGTGACGCCGACGGTTCGCCGCGTCGCTCGAATCCACCTTCCGAAGCGGGTCGGTGATGGGGACTTGGAGGACGAGAATCTGGTCCTCGGTCAGGACTTCCTCGGGAATCCGGTGGCGAGTCTGAATCACGTCGGCGTCGGTGATGTCCGTCGTCGTCTCGACCTCGGCCGTGTTCTCCGCGAGGCGGCGGATGTTGGCCGCGTTCACCGATTCGTCGGAGCCTTGGTCGACGACTTTGAACGTGTCGTCCGGCCCCAACAGGGAGAGGGAGGTTTGGATACCGCCAGTCCCCCACCCACGCGCCAGCGGCATCGGGCGCGAGGCGTACGGAACCTGATGACCGGGCAGTGCGATGGCTTTCAGCACCGACCGCCTGACCTCTCGCTTCGTGTGCTCGTCGAGGTACGCGTAGTTGTAGCCGTCCAGTCCTTCGCTGTCGAGGGAGTCGAGTGCCGCGTCGACGGACTCCGTGTCGACGGCGGCGTCAGCGTCGATATCAGTCATCGTCACTCACCTCCGGGGCCGCGGGTTCGTCATCGCGCTTTGTCTCGCCGGTGTCGCCGATGTCGCCGTCCGGCCCTGCAACGCCCTTGCGCTCCCGGATGGACCGGATACGGTCGAGGATGGACTGGAACGTCACGTAGTGCGGGAGTTTGAGGTGTTCGATGAAGCCGAAGGCGTCCATCCCGTCGACCACGTCGAGGACGAACTCGGCGTCCTCGGCCGGGTCCGACCCGTCGAGTTGTATCGACGCGTCCAGTATCGTGGCGGCGATGGCTTTCCGCTCGTTCCGGCCGAAGGTGAGACCGTACCCGAAGGCGAACTGCGGGTCGTCCCGTTTCGCGTACACCGGGACGACAGCCTCGCTCTCGCTGACCTCGATGTCGGTAACGGTCACCGTCTCGCCCGTGTACGGGTGTTCGATTTTCACCGGTAACCGCCCGACGCGGACCTCCGCGAGCGTCGGGTGGACCTGTCCGTACCCCCGGAGTGCGGAGTAGCCGAGCGCGGTGATTGCACCGGTCTCCCCGCGGGCGAGTTCCTGTAACACCTCGTCCCGACTCGCCGGATGGGTCACGGCGTCGCGCGTCGTGTCCGCTGGGTCGCCCTCGTGGTCTGTCTGCGGTTCGTGGACGAGGCCCTCCTGACGGAGCACTTCGAGGACGTTCGTGAGCGTCTCCGGCGTCTCGTCGCCGGTGTCCCACTCGGCGGTGGGGTCTTCGGGGGCCGTCTCGTCGCCCTCCGATTCGAGCGCGAAGTCGAGGAGTCGTTGAGTGTAGTCTTTCGTCGGTCCGAGTATCTGCCCGCCGGGCACGTCCTTGTAGGCGGGTGAGACCCGCCGCGTCGCGAACATCTCGCTCGGGTCCGCCGGGACCGTCTCGTCCCACCGCTCCAACGTCGAGCGGTACGCCCGCAGGAGGAAGGCGGCCTCGGCGGTGTCACCCTGTGCTTGCTTGACCGCGAGCGCGGCCAGCCGCGGGGCGTAGAGACCGCCCTCGCTCATAGCCTGCCCCGCGACTCGTTCGAGTTGCCCCTCGATTTGGGCGACGGAGATGGTGTCGGTGTCGTCGTCGAGTCGCTGTTTCTCGAACAAGTCCTCGGCGCGCTCGATGATTTCTTCGCCGGCCGTCACCGCGATGTAGCCCATCAGGCCACCTCCAGCGTGACCGACCGCGGCAGTGCGACGACGCGGTTCCCGGCAGTGAGTATCGCGTCGACTCCGCGCGGGTACGTCGACTGGGCGTCGGCCACCGCCTCGATTTCCTCGGCCGGAAGCCCCACGCTCACGGCCCGTGTGCCGGGGACACCCGGCCCGGAGAGGTGTAGCCGTGTCGTTCCGCCTCCCGGCTTTGGGGACACCTGCTCGACGCGGTAGACGACCGTCGAGCCGTCGCTGGGTTCGACCAGCGACCCACGGTCGAGGTCACGAACGTCCCACGACGGGACGCCGTCAGCGTGAACGACGTCCGCGTCCGTCGGGTCGGCCGCCGCGAGCCGGCCACTGGCCGCCAGTGCCGCCCGGAGGCTCTCGTCCGGGGTGTGGACTGTCACTTCGTGGTCGACAAGCGTCGCGGCGACGGCGTGGTCGCCGCGTTCGCCCGGCACGTGCTGAACTGTACCCGGCCGACTCATCGCGTCACAGAGTGCTCGGAACGTCGCCCGCGTGTCGTGA belongs to Halorientalis litorea and includes:
- a CDS encoding carbon-phosphorus lyase complex subunit PhnI, producing the protein MGYIAVTAGEEIIERAEDLFEKQRLDDDTDTISVAQIEGQLERVAGQAMSEGGLYAPRLAALAVKQAQGDTAEAAFLLRAYRSTLERWDETVPADPSEMFATRRVSPAYKDVPGGQILGPTKDYTQRLLDFALESEGDETAPEDPTAEWDTGDETPETLTNVLEVLRQEGLVHEPQTDHEGDPADTTRDAVTHPASRDEVLQELARGETGAITALGYSALRGYGQVHPTLAEVRVGRLPVKIEHPYTGETVTVTDIEVSESEAVVPVYAKRDDPQFAFGYGLTFGRNERKAIAATILDASIQLDGSDPAEDAEFVLDVVDGMDAFGFIEHLKLPHYVTFQSILDRIRSIRERKGVAGPDGDIGDTGETKRDDEPAAPEVSDDD
- the phnH gene encoding phosphonate C-P lyase system protein PhnH, coding for MRALGLDTVHDTRATFRALCDAMSRPGTVQHVPGERGDHAVAATLVDHEVTVHTPDESLRAALAASGRLAAADPTDADVVHADGVPSWDVRDLDRGSLVEPSDGSTVVYRVEQVSPKPGGGTTRLHLSGPGVPGTRAVSVGLPAEEIEAVADAQSTYPRGVDAILTAGNRVVALPRSVTLEVA
- a CDS encoding alpha-D-ribose 1-methylphosphonate 5-phosphate C-P-lyase PhnJ, whose translation is MTDIDADAAVDTESVDAALDSLDSEGLDGYNYAYLDEHTKREVRRSVLKAIALPGHQVPYASRPMPLARGWGTGGIQTSLSLLGPDDTFKVVDQGSDESVNAANIRRLAENTAEVETTTDITDADVIQTRHRIPEEVLTEDQILVLQVPITDPLRKVDSSDAANRRRHAHRNYGKMWVHLYENVVEWGEINIASRYPTMVGDRYLMDPSPIPRWDVPKLDDADNLFVFAAGREARIYAVPPHTSVEPLAFEDKEFQVERFPEQACRACGSTDTYLTEVETDDGTRVYACNDTSFCLKRQEDPDLPKDHHCDADGVDWGPGTPNGDTTDKTGGDGQ